The Aestuariibaculum lutulentum genome segment AAAGAACTACTTCACAACCCACAAATACATCTTTAAGTTCTTAAAGTTGAAGTATGCTACAACTGATATGTATCTATCTGAGTTAAATTATCAGTTTATAATCGATTTTGAGCGGTTTTTAAAGGTTCAGGAGAATATGAGCAACAATACTGTTATGAAACATATCGAACGCTTGAGAAAACTCGTAAGTTTAGCCTTTAAAATGGAATGGATTGATAAAGATCCTTTTATAAAGTTTGAAGCCAAATATGATAAAAAGGAGCGTTGCTTTTTAACAGCCGAAGAATTGGAAGCTATAGAAAATAAGTCTTTTGATATAACCAGACTTCAGCAGATAAAGGATTTATTTGTGTTCGCCTGCTATACAGGTTTGTCCTATGGAGATGTGATGCAATTAACGCCTAACGATTTGTGTTTAGGGATTGATGGCAAGCTTTGGATTCATTCGAAAAGAGAGAAAACGAATGTTCCTATTAAAATACCTTTACTACAAAAGGCTTTAGAACTTATAGAAAAATATGAAACTTATCCTGAATCTGTCTCAAACCAAACAATTTTTCCAGGTATATCCAATCAGAAATTGAATTCTTATTTAAAAGAGATTGCCGATGTATGTCGAATCAAGAAGAATTTAACCTTTCATGTGGCCAGACATACCTTTGCCACAACGGTAACGCTTTCAAACGGTGTGCCGATTGAAACGGTGTCAAAATTATTAGGTCACACAAAATTATCAACGACTCAGATTTATGCAAGAGTAGTGGAGAGTAAGATTAGTGAAGATATGGGAAGTCTACATCAAAAGCTGGAAAAGCGAACAGCTGAGATTTAGAAATTGCCTCAAACAATATTTTTTTAGCCTTAGAATGAATTTCCTTTCAATGCGCTTCTCGAAAGGTCACGGGAGTGTATTGAAAGGAAATTTTTTTTATATAAAATTCATCTCTATAAATTAAAAAAAAGCATGCTTATGAAAATAAAGAAGAGTTATTAATCAATACATAAATAAGCTCATAAAACTCATTTTTTAGTAAAAAATTCGTTGATTTTACTGGGCTGAGCGCATTTTTTACGAAAAAATGAGAGACTATAAAACAAAGCAAATTTTAAAATCTTAGTATTTATAGGGCTTCTGAGAGGAATGAAAACCGTAACATCGCTTTAGCGTGTTACCCTCTTGCTTTACCCCCTTAGTTTTACAATCACGCTTATATAGAGAATTTTTTAGATTAAATATATGATGAGGTTTATTCTTTTAATTTTCTAAATACCCGTTTTAAAACTCTCGATTAAAATTACTGAAAATAAATGTGTTTTATGGTAAATCAAAGGTTGCCTTATAACTAAATTGTCTAAAATGGATTAGTAATTACTTCACATATTTTTGTCTAAGTTTATATGTGTTTTATTTAAAGAGTTGATTTATATTTATTTATATTGATTGTAAATTGAAAATAGATGATGAAAATTAATTTTTTTAGATTAAATTAGAGGACTTTTATGTCCTATTTAAATAGATGCATTATGCCAATTAAAAGTTACCTCGCTCATCCGCACCAAGGAAAAAAACAAGAGCTAGTTCATGCACTTAGTTCTATTAGTAGTTGCGAAGTCATTCCTGCTGAAAATAATGATTTGGTAATCGTAGTTACTGAAACAAATAACAATACCGAAGACGATATATTAAAAGAAAAAATCGAGGCCATTGAAAGCTTAAAGCTTTTAGCAATGGTTTCAGGATTCGATACACCTAAAAGTAATTAAGTATGTATACCTCCTTAACCAACCGACGTGAATTTATAAAAAAAATGGCCGTTATGTCGGCTATGACGGCTGCAGCCACTATGTTTCCAGGGATTTTATTTGCGGAAGAACAAGAAAGGAATCTTCCTGAAAATGCAAATTTAGATTGGAAAAAGGCACCCTGTAGATTTTGCGGTGTAGGTTGTGGTGTTTTAATTGGTATTGATAACGGCAAAGCAGTTGCGGTAAAAGGAGACCCTAAATCTCCTGTTAACAAAGGCTTGTGTTGTGTTAAAGGCTACCATTCTGTGATATCTATTTATGGTAAAGATCGATTAACAAAACCCTTGATTAAGAAAAATGGGAAGTATGTAGAAACCTCTATGAAAGAAGCACTTGATTTAATTGCTTCTAAAATGAAAGAGACTATAAGTAACCATGGAAAAGATGCAGTATCTATTTACGGTTCGGGACAGTGGACTATTCCTGATGGATATGTAGCCTCTAAGCTATTTAAAGGGTGTATTGGTACAAATAATGTAGAAGCTAATGCGCGCTTGTGTATGGCGAGTGCGGTTACCGGGTTTATGACTTCTTTTGGTATTGATGAGCCCATGGGCTGCTATGATGATATAGATCATGCTGATGTTTTTGTGCTTTGGGGTAATAATATGGCAGAAATGCATCCGGTATTATTCTCTAGGTTGTTAGATCAGCGATTAAAACGCGGAGTTAAGATTATCGATTTTGCAACGCGTACAACGCGTACCAGTATGGCGGCAGATAGGTCTATTATTTTTCAGCCACAAACAGATTTAGCAGTGGCTAATGCGATTTGCTATGAAATTATTAATAATGGCTGGGTGAATAAGTCTTTTGTTGAAAAGCATTGTAATTTTAAAAAGGGACTTACCAATATGGGCTATGGCTTAGAAGATCATTACAGCTTTGACGATAAGCCAGAGGGAATCACTTTTGAAGCCTTTAAAACTTTTTTACAAGATTATACGCCTGAAAAAGTAGCAAAAATTTCAGGGGTTTCAGCTAAAGATATAAAATACATGGCTTCTTA includes the following:
- a CDS encoding site-specific integrase, coding for MKTTQTFSVLFWLKQSSIKNGKAPLYARITVNGKRAELSLKRKVLISEWDSNKSRLKGLGDEAKLINEFLRQVNVDLFEIYQNLKREGKLISSSIIKSQYLGENDSRQALTDIIDYHKIHMKSTLRWGTQKNYFTTHKYIFKFLKLKYATTDMYLSELNYQFIIDFERFLKVQENMSNNTVMKHIERLRKLVSLAFKMEWIDKDPFIKFEAKYDKKERCFLTAEELEAIENKSFDITRLQQIKDLFVFACYTGLSYGDVMQLTPNDLCLGIDGKLWIHSKREKTNVPIKIPLLQKALELIEKYETYPESVSNQTIFPGISNQKLNSYLKEIADVCRIKKNLTFHVARHTFATTVTLSNGVPIETVSKLLGHTKLSTTQIYARVVESKISEDMGSLHQKLEKRTAEI